One segment of Carassius auratus strain Wakin chromosome 2, ASM336829v1, whole genome shotgun sequence DNA contains the following:
- the greb1l gene encoding GREB1-like protein, which translates to MGNSYAGQLKSARFEEALHKSIEASLRSSGDPQPIFTQLYLQPLQYPSKLEDIKPKMDLSMRSGLSSHVLVNCQSSNSLDDMDEEEDSDTCSPPLPFLQGPAPDGCCTADGFCQAGKDLRLVSMATESLEVPTGFKLVGAKSPSIPEHILVCAVDKRFLPDENGKNALLGFSGNCVGCGEKGFRYFTEFSHHINLKLSTQPKKQKHLKYYLVKNSQGALCKGTLICWKDCKTRPLSSSASSSKPSSSSSLSSKENGDTNGHSPSPFPLSDSPPALVQSGSSSGIFGPPELGFYKPLNTPTHGTKTLPIVPTALRVNGLTNGLSMDGRSSLLSPPHTNPLDTPPHGYRSTEPGDSPASSAMSSGPPKKRHRSWHPASLVPVPATAVPVPAIRPLTCSSDSLLSLANQQPPSVSGVIQPQPITAGETVIIPDNLLNSSGVRPVLLIGQGTLPYFFGNVGDLVVSPLLVSCYKGRELNEKTLISLGMSASQLLTTETMILLTLQYLARLGTEQIPLREEFEQIVLKAMLCGPNGPPVSPAQLPWLARMEASVSGGSVQVLVSHGSLGEGISESLRSLSETPPQQQQCLPNYVLIICTSKSGANEFCVLVLGKYQSRALTESMLTTNEFLKEISYELITGKVSVLASHFQSTSLGDNMDKQLVRYQRKRKERVVQPFQGHLTEYIHSREAADMVPESGPDLLSEGFQIHPPQLSVARSLLSQVCAIADSGSQSLDLGRFCKVDFLILVPPSHVLVHQTVQRIHQSGVLIDLGIEDASLALQKSDKYVVRLDAEVHTKMEAFMRKVKQNPYTLFVLIHDNSHVDLTSALSGSVCHGELQGLADRVVNCPEVLEATNLLVLQVSCFPFTLQSRQSRISTQNEVHWPNTDDLQAEASPKDLVYFGLKDYSRSLQWGVASPILRCDDAFERMVKTLLERHPHLHSMVIRSYLLIQQYTEALMALTAAPSLRDHVTPQTLAMVEDLLSVPGRSRHGCGHMLLVRVPSLQLARLAQERLEEARDKLGLQYRFAVLLGSPAAEISLPVHFCARLRAWMGCRNEEWVPHSYEDLEGLPCIVILTGKDPLGETFPRSLKYCDLRLIDSSYLTRTALEQEVGLACSYVTHRVIPEMKTAAGREERPTDDERSSGDMADHDELQMELERPPSNASAATRTSGSTTENGVSSSSVLDKPSSHSDPSSSRNVMDSYSSPIRFKQECDSHAHSSSATSSFSSASSSSSSSSSPGAQKPSQSTQAPRECNRTQVFPRTVVLSRAAYALLAPETLGHPSSASLLPHTDVVWSSPLRPPVPHALGGAEQSLYYRQWTTARQHHADYEGPALPHPRRLLLSGPPQVGKTGAYLQFLRILFRMLIRLLEVDVYDEEELEEDVQDKSKVPAVSGAQWPDEEDIRKLPFDLYPHDPKFRYASPVYADRMPKSLNGVKTERLEEEEEPPKRNMVSVRLSLFAAHNAFHHCEQCHHYSEPDPAAQLSDCTFHAFTFCSSMLGEEVQLHFIIPKAKEPHFVFSQQGSHLESMRLPLISDKECGLLKSPIFTPTTGRHEHGLLNIYHAMEGAEHLHILVVKQYEMPLYRKYWPNHILLVLPAMFNNSGVGAARFMIKELSYHNLELERNRQEEQGVKRQDVWPFIVMMDDSCVLWNAHQPGPEGNSEVMSVSLKSVLQHMEATPKISLYAMCGLRKWSSALSSRAPTSPFSRCHLHDLIMLNVDLTQNVQYDLNRFTCEEVDFNLRANSSGLLLCRFNHLSVMKKHIPIGGHKEFLIKPKLMRLETPVRVCASQYVCAPDTEHTLLSAPAQFLLEKFLQSCSHRLFPLAVCNSANPVLSIDSYLNLGPQIQMCYMSSRPHSVNVDHQGVMFGGLLLYLCDSFVVSSLLKKFNFLKGATLCVICQDRSSLRQTIVRLELEDEWQFRLRDEFQTANCSEDRPLYFLTGRHI; encoded by the exons ATGGGGAATTCATACGCGGGGCAGCTGAAATCGGCCCGCTTTGAGGAGGCTCTTCACAAGTCTATAGAGGCCTCATTAAGATCGAGCGGCGACCCACAGCCCATATTCACACAGCTGTATCTCCAGCCCCTTCAGTATCCTAGCAAACTGGAAG ATATTAAGCCCAAAATGGACCTGAGCATGAGGTCTGGCCTATCCAGCCATGTGCTGGTGAACTGCCAGTCCTCTAACTCCCTTGATGACATGGATGAAGAGGAGGATTCGGACACTTGCAGCCCTCCGTTGCCTTTCCTGCAGGGACCCGCTCCTGATGGCTGCTGCACTGCTGATG GGTTCTGTCAAGCGGGAAAGGATCTGCGCctggtttccatggcaacagaGTCTCTCGAGGTTCCCACGGGGTTTAAGCTGGTTGGTGCCAAATCTCCCAGCATCCCCGAGCACATCCTCGTTTGTGCGGTGGACAAGCGCTTCCTGCCAGATGAGAATGGGAAAAATGCACTTTTAG ggtttTCGGGGAACTGTGTGGGCTGTGGTGAGAAAGGGTTCCGCTACTTCACTGAGTTCTCTCACCACATCAACCTGAAGCTGTCCACTCAGCCGAAGAAGCAGAAGCACTTGAAGTATTACCTGGTGAAGAACTCCCAGGGTGCTCTGTGCAAGGGAACCCTCATCTGCTGGAAAG attgtAAGACAAGGCCATTATCGAGCAGCGCTTCTTCATCCAAACCTAGCTCCTCATCCTCGCTAAGCAGCAAAGAGAATGGAGACACAAATGGCCACAGTCCCTCTCCCTTCCCTCTCTCAG ACTCGCCTCCTGCTCTCGTGCAATCTGGCTCATCCTCAGGGATTTTCGGACCCCCAGAGCTGGGCTTCTACAAACCGCTGAACACACCGACCCACGGGACCAAGACTTTACCGATCG TTCCCACTGCCCTGCGAGTAAATGGTCTAACTAATGGTCTGAGTATGGATGGACGGTCCAGTCTACTGAGCCCACCGCATACAAACCCACTGGACACACCTCCTCATGGCTATAGGAGCACAGAACCAGGAGACAGTCCAG CATCCTCTGCTATGTCATCAGGTCCACCTAAAAAGCGTCACCGCAGCTGGCACCCCGCCTCTCTCGTCCCCGTCCCGGCCACAGCTGTCCCTGTGCCTGCCATCCGTCCGCTGACGTGCAGCTCTG ATTCTTTACTGTCCCTGGCCAATCAGCAGCCTCCATCAGTGTCAGGGGTCATACAACCACAACCAATCACAGCGGGAGAAACGGTCATCATCCCTGACAACCTTCTGAACTCCTCTGGGGTCCGTCCAGTGCTTCTCATTG GTCAAGGCACTTTACCGTACTTCTTTGGAAATGTGGGTGATCTGGTGGTGAGCCCCCTGCTGGTGAGCTGCTATAAGGGCCGAGAGCTCAATGAGAAGACCCTCATCAGTCTGGGCATGTCAGCAAGCCAGTTACTCACCACAGAGACCATGATACTGCTCACACTGCAGTACCTCGCTCGGCTGG GTACGGAGCAGATCCCGTTACGGGAAGAGTTTGAACAGATTGTACTAAAGGCCATGCTGTGCGGTCCGAATGGCCCTCCCGTGTCCCCTGCCCAGCTGCCCTGGTTAGCTCGAATGGAGGCCAGTGTGTCAGGGGGCAGTGTTCAGGTGCTGGTCAGCCACGGCTCTCTAGGCGAGGGCATCTCTGAGTCGCTGCGTTCACTGAGTGAAACACCaccgcagcagcagcagtgtcTGCCCAACTACGTGCTCATCATCTGCACCTCCAAAAGTGGAGCGAATGAGTTCTGTGTGCTAGTGCTGG gtAAATACCAGTCTCGAGCCTTGACAGAGAGCATGCTCACTACCAATGAGTTTCTGAAGGAGATCAGCTATGAGCTCATCACAGGGAAAGTGAGTGTGCTCGCCTCGCACTTCCAGAGCACCTCGTTAG GTGACAACATGGACAAACAGCTGGTTCGGTACCAGCGCAAGCGCAAAGAGCGTGTGGTTCAGCCGTTTCAGGGACATCTGACCGAGTACATTCACTCTCGAGAGGCCGCAGACATGGTGCCAGAATCAGGGCCAG ATCTGCTGAGTGAGGGCTTTCAGATACATCCTCCTCAGCTGAGTGTTGCACGCAGCCTTCTGTCGCAGGTGTGTGCCATCGCTGACTCGGGGAGCCAGAGCTTAGATCTGGGACGCTTCTGTAAAGTGGACTTCCTGATTCTGGTGCCACCGTCCCACGTCCTGGTTCACCAAACAGTCCAGCGAATACACCAATCAG GAGTCCTGATTGATCTAGGTATAGAGGACGCCTCATTAGCCCTGCAGAAGTCTGACAAGTATGTGGTACGTCTGGATGCAGAGGTCCACACAAAAATGGAGGCCTTCATGAGGAAGGTCAAGCAGAACCCTTACACGCTCTTCGTCCTCATTCATGACAACTCACACGTCGACCTAACCAG CGCTCTGTCAGGGTCGGTGTGTCACGGAGAGTTGCAGGGATTGGCCGACCGCGTGGTGAACTGTCCAGAGGTTCTGGAAGCAACAAACTTGCTGGTTCTGCAAGTCAGCTGCTTCCCGTTCACCCTGCAGAGCCGTCAGTCACGCATCAGCACCCAGAATGAAGTGCACTGGCCCAACACTGACGACCTG CAGGCTGAGGCTTCTCCCAAGGACCTGGTCTACTTTGGGCTGAAGGACTACAGCAGGTCTCTTCAGTGGGGAGTCGCGAGTCCGATCCTTCGCTGTGACGACGCTTTTGAGCGGATGGTCAAAACCCTGCTGGAGAG GCACCCGCATTTGCACAGCATGGTGATCCGCAGCTATCTGTTGATTCAGCAGTACACAGAGGCCCTGATGGCCCTCACAGCAGCCCCCTCACTGCGGGATCACGTGACCCCTCAGACCCTCGCCATGGTGGAGGATCTGCTGAGCGTCCCGGGCCGCAGCAGGCATGGGTGCGGGCACATGCTGCTGGTGCGTGTGCCCTCTCTGCAGCTTGCACGGCTGGCACAGGAGCGTTTGGAGGAGGCCCGGGATAAGCTGGGTCTACAGTACCGCTTTGCTGTTCTGCTGGGAAGCCCTGCTGCCGAGATCAGCCTGCCGGTCCACTTCTGTGCCCGTCTGCGG GCCTGGATGGGCTGTAGGAATGAAGAGTGGGTCCCACATTCATATGAAGATCTGGAAGGACTTCCATGCATTGTCATCCTCACAGGAAAAGATCCTCTAGGAGAGACGTTCCCAAG GTCATTGAAGTACTGTGACTTGCGACTGATCGATTCCAGCTACCTGACACGTACGGCACTGGAACAGGAAGTGGGTTTGGCCTGCTCTTACGTGACACACAGAGTAATACCCGAGATGAAAACAGCAGCAGGTAGAGAAGAGAGACCAACAGATGACGAGAGGAGCTCAGGAGATATGGCAGACCATGACGAGCTCCAGATGGAGCTGGAGAGACCACCCAGCAATGCCAGCGCTGCTACCAGGACCTCTG GCTCTACCACAGAAAATGGCGTCAGTTCTTCAAGTGTACTGGACAAACCATCCTCACACAGTGACCCTTCCAGCAGCAGAAATGTAATGGACTCTTACTCCTCTCCCATTCGCTTCAAACAGGAGTGTGACTCCCATGCTCACTCCTCTTCTGCCACATCCTCGTTCTCCTCTGCCTCCTcgtcctcatcctcttcctcctctccggGAGCTCAGAAACCAAGCCAGTCCACGCAGGCTCCACGTGAATGTAACAGGACGCAGGTCTTCCCCCGGACAGTGGTGCTCTCCCGGGCAGCGTACGCCCTGCTGGCCCCTGAGACACTGGGTCATCCCAGTTCAGCGTCTCTGCTGCCTCACACAGATGTGGTGTGGAGCAGCCCGCTCAGACCACCTGTTCCTCATGCTCTCGGAGGGGCAGAGCAGTCCCTGTACTACCGCCAGTGGACCACAGCCAGGCAGCACCACGCGGATTATGAAGGGCCAGCTCTGCCCCATCCCAGAAGACTGCTGTTGAGTGGACCACCACAG gttggaaaaacaggTGCATATCTGCAGTTTCTACGAATCCTGTTCCGTATGCTGATTCGCCTTCTGGAGGTGGACGTGTATGATGAAGAAGAGCTGGAGGAGG ATGTGCAAGACAAATCAAAGGTTCCCGCTGTCAGTGGGGCTCAGTGGCCTGATGAGGAGGACATCCGCAAACTGCCCTTTGACCTCTACCCCCATGACCCCAAGTTCAGATATGCGAGTCCAGTGTATGCAGACAGGATGCCAAAGTCACTGAACG GGGTTAAAACAGAAAGactggaggaagaagaggagccGCCGAAAAGAAACATGGTGTCTGTTAGACTCAGCCTGTTTGCGGCCCATAATGCATTTCACCACTGTGAGCAGTGCCACCATTACAGCGAGCCTGATCCTGCTGCTCAG CTGTCCGACTGCACCTTCCATGCTTTCACGTTCTGTTCATCCATGCTGGGAGAGGAAGTCCAGCTGCACTTTATCATTCCTAAAGCCAAAGAGCCTCACTTTGTGTTCAGTCAGCAAGGCAGTCATCTAGAGAGCATGCGGCTCCCACTGATCTCAGATAAG GAGTGCGGCTTGCTTAAAAGTCCCATCTTCACACCCACCACGGGCCGGCATGAGCACGGCCTTCTCAACATCTACCATGCCATGGAGGGAGCCGAGCACCTGCACATTCTGGTGGtcaagcaatatgaaatgcctCTCTACAGGAAATACTGGCCCAACCACATCCTTCTAGTGCTGCCCGCCATGTTCAACAACTCTGGAGTGG GAGCAGCTCGATTCATGATCAAGGAACTGTCCTACCACAACCTGGAGCTGGAGAGGAACAGGCAAGAGGAGCAGGGCGTCAAACGACAGGACGTGTGGCCCTTCATCGTGATGATGGACGACTCCTGCGTCCTGTGGAACGCCCATCAGCCTGGACCCGAGGGCAACAG CGAGGTGATGAGCGTGTCACTGAAGAGCGTCCTGCAGCACATGGAGGCCACTCCTAAGATCTCTCTGTATGCCATGTGTGGCCTGCGCAAATGGAGCAGTGCTTTGTCTTCTCGAGCACCCACAAGCCCTTTCTCTCGCTGCCACCTCCACGAcctcatcatgctgaacgtcgaCCTCACCCAGAACGTCCAGTACGACCTCAACAG gTTCACATGTGAAGAGGTGGACTTTAACCTGAGGGCAAACAGCAGCGGTCTTCTGCTCTGTCGGTTCAATCACTTGAGCGTCATGAAGAAACACATCCCTATCGGAGGACATAAAGAGTTCCTCATCAAGCCCAAACTCATG AGGTTGGAGACCccggtgcgtgtgtgtgcgtctcagtaCGTGTGCGCTCCGGACACTGAACACACACTTCTGTCGGCGCCGGCTCAGTTCCTGCTGGAGAAGTTTCTTCAGTCCTGCAGCCACCGGCTCTTTCCTCTGGCCGTCTGTAACAGCGCTAACCCCGTGCTCTCCATAGACAGCTACCTCAACCTCGGCCCACAG ATTCAGATGTGTTACATGAGCTCCCGGCCGCACTCGGTGAACGTGGATCATCAAGGCGTGATGTTCGGTGGACTGCTGCTCTACTTGTGTGACTCCTTTGTCGTGTCAAGCCTCCTGAAGAAATTCAACTTCCTTAAAG GCGCCACGCTGTGTGTGATCTGTCAGGACCGCAGCTCTCTGCGTCAGACTATTGTGCGTCTGGAGCTGGAGGACGAGTGGCAGTTTCGTCTGCGGGACGAGTTTCAGACGGCCAACTGCAGTGAGGACCGTCCTCTCTACTTCCTCACAGGCCGCCATATCTGA